One Pseudomonas brassicacearum genomic region harbors:
- the ccoO gene encoding cytochrome-c oxidase, cbb3-type subunit II encodes MKHEAVEKNIGLLAFFMVIAVSIGGLTQIVPLFFQDVTNKPVEGMKPRTALELEGRDIYIANGCVGCHSQMIRPFRAETERYGHYSVAGESVWDHPFLWGSKRTGPDLARVGGRYSDDWQRAHLYNPRNVVPESKMPAYPFLVENKLDGKDTAKKMEVLRTLGVPYTDEDIAGAKDAVKGKTEMDALVAYLQGLGTIIKSKR; translated from the coding sequence ATGAAGCACGAAGCAGTAGAGAAGAATATCGGCCTGCTGGCCTTCTTCATGGTCATCGCCGTCAGTATCGGCGGCCTGACCCAGATCGTTCCGCTGTTTTTCCAAGACGTGACCAACAAGCCGGTCGAAGGCATGAAGCCGCGTACCGCCCTTGAACTGGAAGGCCGCGACATCTATATCGCCAACGGTTGTGTCGGCTGCCACTCGCAGATGATCCGTCCGTTCCGCGCCGAGACCGAACGCTACGGCCACTACTCGGTCGCCGGTGAAAGCGTCTGGGACCACCCGTTCCTGTGGGGTTCCAAACGTACCGGCCCGGACCTGGCCCGCGTTGGCGGCCGCTACTCCGACGATTGGCAGCGTGCGCACCTGTACAACCCGCGCAACGTGGTGCCTGAGTCGAAAATGCCGGCCTACCCGTTCCTCGTAGAAAACAAGCTCGACGGCAAAGACACCGCCAAGAAAATGGAAGTCTTGCGCACCCTGGGCGTGCCTTACACCGACGAAGACATCGCCGGTGCCAAGGATGCCGTGAAGGGCAAGACTGAAATGGACGCGCTGGTGGCCTATTTGCAAGGCCTGGGCACCATCATCAAAAGCAAACGGTGA